A window of Deinococcus grandis contains these coding sequences:
- a CDS encoding SCO family protein, with protein sequence MTSDSLPLAQAPRSWQRSLTLALLAVAALLSLTLLYSRLRNPQGLLGTAYPPGTVAPPLAGTGDDGRPLALADFRGKTVAVFFGFLNCPNICPTTLAALERVRQTLPERRRKDFVSLLVTVDPGRDTPAKLRSYVRYFSPDARGLVIPKVPLRQAAAAWGVGFEYSNITAPDRYDVNHTTGVYLVDREGNRRVVWDYTQLNLTDRIAADVRTVMQ encoded by the coding sequence ATGACGTCTGACTCCCTGCCCCTCGCACAGGCCCCCCGGTCCTGGCAGCGCTCGCTCACCTTGGCGCTGCTGGCCGTGGCGGCCCTGCTGTCCCTCACCCTGCTCTACAGCCGCCTGCGCAACCCGCAGGGCCTGCTCGGCACAGCCTACCCGCCTGGCACGGTGGCCCCGCCCCTGGCCGGTACCGGCGACGACGGCCGGCCCCTGGCGCTGGCTGATTTCAGGGGCAAAACTGTCGCCGTCTTTTTCGGCTTTCTAAATTGCCCCAATATCTGTCCCACCACCCTGGCGGCCCTGGAACGGGTACGCCAGACGCTTCCAGAGCGGCGCCGCAAGGACTTTGTGAGTCTGCTGGTAACGGTTGATCCTGGGCGGGACACGCCGGCGAAGCTGCGCTCGTACGTGCGCTATTTCAGCCCGGACGCCCGCGGCCTCGTTATTCCCAAGGTGCCGCTGCGTCAGGCGGCGGCCGCCTGGGGCGTCGGGTTTGAGTATTCGAATATCACGGCGCCCGACCGCTACGACGTCAACCACACGACCGGCGTGTACCTGGTGGACCGTGAGGGCAACCGGCGGGTGGTCTGGGACTACACGCAATTGAACCTCACGGACCGGATCGCTGCAGACGTGAGGACGGTGATGCAGTGA
- a CDS encoding CopD family protein: MSLLILAKWLIYVGTALLLGGVAARAWRPDGQPGVRPLALGAGLLLMASAAQVALPLAALGYLTPTDVPAYLQQTVPGRAVLTLLLGTALLLAGALVRWPAWISLAAAGALLWGLGGLGHGAGHGPSVRLLHAAHGGAMAVWLGGVLTLVAWPDGRLAALTRFAPVATACVLVLGVTGMVATWEHAGGVPTLDSRYGRLLLLKLVFVGVTLGVAGLLRRRLAYQGRVDALLSLEVALLSLILAVTASLSVTPTPTHGSVPFGPLLT; encoded by the coding sequence GTGTCTCTCCTGATTCTGGCCAAATGGCTGATTTATGTGGGCACGGCGTTGCTGCTTGGCGGCGTCGCCGCGCGGGCGTGGCGACCTGACGGACAGCCTGGCGTGCGCCCGCTGGCCCTGGGTGCTGGCCTGCTCCTGATGGCGAGCGCCGCCCAGGTCGCCCTGCCACTGGCCGCCCTGGGCTACCTGACCCCGACCGATGTGCCCGCCTACCTTCAGCAGACCGTGCCGGGCCGGGCCGTGCTCACGCTCCTGCTCGGAACGGCGCTACTCCTGGCCGGCGCGTTGGTGCGCTGGCCAGCCTGGATCAGCCTGGCGGCCGCCGGCGCGCTGCTCTGGGGGCTGGGCGGACTGGGGCACGGTGCTGGCCATGGTCCCAGCGTTCGGCTTCTCCACGCGGCGCATGGCGGCGCAATGGCCGTCTGGCTTGGCGGCGTGCTCACGTTGGTGGCCTGGCCGGACGGCCGTCTGGCAGCCCTGACCCGCTTCGCACCGGTGGCCACGGCCTGTGTGCTGGTGCTGGGTGTGACGGGCATGGTGGCCACCTGGGAACATGCTGGCGGCGTGCCCACGCTGGACAGCCGTTACGGCCGGCTGCTGCTGCTGAAACTGGTGTTCGTTGGCGTGACGCTGGGGGTGGCGGGCCTGCTCCGGCGACGCCTGGCGTATCAGGGCCGCGTGGACGCCCTGCTGTCACTGGAAGTGGCGCTGTTGAGCCTCATCCTGGCGGTCACCGCCAGTCTGTCCGTCACGCCGACGCCCACCCACGGAAGCGTCCCCTTCGGCCCCCTGTTGACCTGA
- a CDS encoding DUF1775 domain-containing protein has protein sequence MAAAHATVRTESGLSESKVGVTETYRVNVPTEKEIRTTQIRLVVPAGLSITRFEVTPGFTRTVTRNADGLVTEVVWKGRVAPMEYARFFFQARNPAAAGDLTWKIYQTYSDGSVAAWDGQDPEKGPASVVTVK, from the coding sequence GTGGCCGCCGCCCACGCCACCGTCCGCACCGAGAGCGGCCTGAGTGAAAGCAAGGTGGGCGTCACCGAGACGTACCGCGTCAATGTCCCCACCGAAAAAGAAATCAGGACCACCCAGATTCGCCTGGTCGTGCCAGCGGGGCTGAGCATCACCCGCTTTGAGGTCACCCCTGGCTTCACCCGCACGGTCACCAGGAATGCCGATGGCCTGGTCACCGAAGTGGTCTGGAAGGGCCGCGTGGCCCCTATGGAGTACGCGCGTTTTTTCTTCCAGGCCCGCAATCCAGCCGCCGCGGGTGACCTGACCTGGAAGATCTATCAGACCTACAGTGACGGCTCGGTGGCCGCCTGGGACGGCCAGGATCCGGAGAAGGGTCCCGCCAGTGTGGTGACCGTCAAGTGA
- a CDS encoding ArsR/SmtB family transcription factor, with protein sequence MRTTSQDDVCEVTCLHPEAVQLARTHQPEDVCIEDAAAFLKLMADPTRLRILSALKTTELCVCDLAAVVGISESAVSHQLRLLRTGRIVTFRKEGRIAYYRLLDHHVTTTIRNALDHATE encoded by the coding sequence ATGAGAACCACCTCTCAGGACGACGTGTGTGAAGTGACCTGCCTGCATCCGGAGGCCGTCCAACTGGCGCGCACCCATCAGCCTGAGGACGTCTGCATCGAGGACGCCGCCGCCTTCTTGAAACTGATGGCGGACCCCACTCGGCTCAGGATTCTAAGTGCGCTGAAGACCACCGAACTGTGCGTCTGTGATCTGGCGGCGGTGGTGGGCATCAGCGAGAGTGCCGTCAGTCACCAACTGCGCCTGCTACGCACCGGCCGAATCGTCACCTTCCGCAAGGAAGGCCGCATTGCGTATTACCGCCTGCTTGACCACCACGTCACGACCACCATCCGCAATGCCCTGGATCATGCGACCGAGTAA
- a CDS encoding copper resistance protein CopC — MRGLFPRLLALALLVSGAALAHADLTRITPAAGTTVAAPATVTLQFSEPLTTRFSTFRVMKVPAGTSPQKAAGQALTLRADAPSLASKAVTLPATAAIIRLPLKAALPRGLYVVTWKILSDDSHPVTDFRTFTVR; from the coding sequence GTGAGGGGGCTGTTTCCTCGGCTGCTGGCCCTGGCCCTGCTGGTGTCCGGCGCCGCCCTGGCGCACGCGGACCTGACCCGCATCACCCCAGCTGCTGGCACGACGGTGGCGGCGCCTGCGACCGTCACTCTGCAGTTCAGTGAGCCCCTAACCACCCGATTTTCCACCTTCCGCGTGATGAAAGTGCCAGCCGGGACGAGCCCACAGAAGGCGGCAGGTCAAGCACTGACCCTGCGGGCGGACGCCCCTTCCTTGGCGAGCAAAGCGGTGACCTTGCCCGCCACCGCGGCCATCATTCGGCTGCCCCTGAAAGCGGCCCTGCCCCGTGGACTTTACGTGGTGACTTGGAAAATTCTGTCGGATGACAGCCATCCGGTGACCGACTTCCGCACCTTCACCGTCCGGTAG